One bacterium BMS3Abin02 DNA segment encodes these proteins:
- the rpsO gene encoding 30S ribosomal protein S15, translating to MKDTKTIIEEYGQHDSDTGSPEVQVALLTERINHLTEHLREHKHDHHGRRGLLMMVGRRRRLLNYLRRQDVERYRAVIARLGLRR from the coding sequence ATGAAGGACACCAAAACCATCATCGAAGAGTACGGTCAGCATGACAGTGACACCGGTTCGCCCGAGGTCCAGGTCGCGCTGCTCACCGAACGCATCAACCATCTGACCGAGCACCTGCGTGAGCACAAGCACGATCATCACGGCCGTAGAGGCCTCTTGATGATGGTGGGCCGACGACGTCGGCTGCTCAACTACCTGCGAAGGCAAGATGTGGAGCGATACCGCGCCGTGATCGCACGCCTTGGGTTGCGACGGTAG
- the pnp gene encoding polyribonucleotide nucleotidyltransferase produces the protein MSETIVRGSIGGREVVIGTGKLAGQANGSVTMRTGDTAVLVTATANERLREGIDFFPLTVDVEERMYAAGKIPGSFFRREGRPTEQAILTCRLIDRPLRPSFADGFRCETQVVSTILSVDGENPYDIISLNGASAALMISGIPFEGPIGAVKLGLKDGQWTVNPTYQDLEGCVFELTVAGRRNGQGEIDIMMVEAGATENGLRLIADGQQPSDEDTVTRGLEEAKAPIAEIIDLQLQLIGQVDVPEIEWPVAVDYDDELYARVEAAAAPKLADVVRIAGKHERNVAERRVAEEVIAELGLDEEDQAAAKKALKKIEKTMMRRRVVDEGVRLDGRGPSDIRPLRAEVGLVPRTHGSGLFERGETQVLNITTLGMLKMEQMLDTLAIEESKRYMHHYNFPPFSVGEAGFMRGPKRREIGHGALAEKAVLPVVPTTDEFPYALRLVSEVLSSNGSTSMASVCSSSLSLMDAGVPISEPVAGIAMGLISVDGKFVTLTDIIGAEDALGDMDFKVAGTADVITALQLDTKIEGLPSAVLAGALQQAKDARLAILDVMHEAIEGPRTELNEWAPRIEAVRIPKDKIGEIIGPKGKHIRELEEETGASIEIEEDGAEGIVRIGSPDGDSLAAAKERVLQMAFPPEAEVGKDYDGEVVNITKFGAFINILPGRDGLLHISKIDAKRRVDRVEDYLALGDKVKVVVREVDRMGKVNLDLAAEIEPKPDAKLGAERHGNDRGGDRGRGGDRGRGGDRGGGRGGDRGGDRGGDRGRGDDRGRGGDRGRGDDRGRGDDRGRGGDRGNERRDGRGGDRDRGGDRGADPGRGDRPRRKVVSFEEEFEKRDDS, from the coding sequence GTGTCAGAAACCATCGTACGCGGGTCAATAGGCGGCCGCGAGGTCGTCATCGGAACCGGCAAACTCGCCGGTCAAGCAAACGGTTCGGTAACCATGCGGACGGGCGATACCGCCGTTCTGGTCACCGCCACCGCCAACGAACGCCTTCGAGAGGGAATCGATTTCTTTCCCCTCACAGTCGACGTAGAAGAGCGCATGTATGCAGCGGGCAAGATCCCCGGATCGTTCTTCCGTCGTGAGGGCCGGCCCACCGAGCAGGCGATCTTGACCTGCCGGCTCATCGATCGTCCGCTGCGGCCATCGTTCGCCGACGGTTTTCGCTGTGAGACACAGGTCGTTTCGACGATCCTGTCCGTCGACGGGGAGAACCCATATGACATCATCTCGCTCAATGGAGCGTCCGCGGCGCTGATGATCAGCGGCATCCCGTTCGAGGGTCCCATCGGCGCGGTCAAGCTCGGGCTCAAGGATGGTCAATGGACCGTCAACCCGACCTACCAGGATCTCGAAGGATGTGTGTTCGAGCTGACGGTCGCCGGACGCCGTAATGGCCAGGGCGAAATCGACATCATGATGGTAGAGGCGGGCGCCACCGAGAACGGCCTGCGTCTCATCGCCGATGGACAGCAGCCTTCGGACGAGGACACGGTCACACGAGGCCTCGAAGAAGCCAAGGCACCGATAGCGGAGATCATCGATCTCCAGCTTCAACTCATCGGGCAGGTCGATGTTCCCGAGATCGAGTGGCCGGTCGCCGTCGACTACGACGACGAGCTGTACGCGCGGGTCGAGGCTGCAGCCGCCCCGAAGCTCGCAGACGTGGTCCGTATCGCCGGAAAGCACGAGCGGAACGTCGCGGAGCGTCGCGTCGCCGAAGAGGTCATCGCCGAGCTCGGCCTGGACGAAGAAGATCAGGCTGCGGCGAAGAAGGCGTTGAAGAAGATCGAGAAGACCATGATGCGTCGGCGGGTCGTCGATGAAGGTGTCCGTTTGGACGGACGCGGTCCGAGCGACATACGGCCGTTGCGCGCGGAGGTCGGCCTGGTGCCTCGCACGCACGGCTCCGGCCTGTTCGAACGTGGTGAGACCCAGGTGTTGAACATCACGACGCTCGGGATGCTCAAGATGGAACAGATGCTCGACACGCTTGCCATCGAGGAGAGCAAGCGGTACATGCACCACTACAACTTCCCGCCGTTCTCGGTCGGCGAGGCAGGATTCATGCGCGGCCCGAAGCGTCGTGAGATCGGTCATGGTGCTCTTGCCGAGAAGGCCGTGCTTCCCGTCGTTCCGACGACCGACGAATTCCCCTATGCACTGCGTCTCGTCTCCGAGGTGCTGTCGTCCAACGGGTCGACGTCGATGGCGTCGGTCTGCTCTTCGAGTCTGTCGCTCATGGATGCCGGTGTGCCGATCTCCGAGCCTGTCGCGGGTATCGCGATGGGTCTGATCTCGGTCGATGGCAAGTTCGTCACGCTCACCGACATAATCGGCGCGGAGGACGCGCTCGGCGACATGGACTTCAAGGTCGCGGGAACCGCCGACGTAATCACCGCGTTGCAGCTGGACACGAAGATCGAGGGACTGCCATCCGCGGTCCTCGCGGGTGCCCTCCAGCAGGCGAAGGATGCTCGTCTGGCGATCCTGGATGTCATGCATGAGGCGATCGAAGGCCCGCGGACCGAGCTCAACGAGTGGGCTCCGAGGATCGAGGCGGTGCGGATCCCCAAGGACAAGATCGGTGAGATCATCGGTCCGAAGGGTAAGCACATTCGCGAACTCGAAGAGGAGACGGGGGCTTCCATCGAGATCGAGGAGGATGGCGCAGAAGGCATCGTGCGAATCGGATCTCCCGACGGTGACTCTCTTGCCGCTGCCAAGGAACGGGTTCTGCAGATGGCCTTTCCACCTGAGGCCGAGGTCGGCAAAGACTACGACGGAGAAGTCGTGAATATCACCAAGTTCGGTGCGTTCATCAACATTCTTCCCGGTCGTGACGGCCTGCTGCACATCTCCAAGATCGACGCGAAGCGTCGTGTCGACCGTGTCGAGGACTACCTGGCATTGGGAGACAAGGTGAAGGTCGTCGTGCGCGAAGTCGACCGGATGGGGAAGGTCAACCTGGACCTCGCCGCCGAGATCGAGCCGAAGCCGGATGCCAAGCTGGGCGCAGAGCGCCACGGCAACGACCGCGGCGGTGATCGTGGCCGTGGCGGTGATCGTGGCCGTGGCGGTGACCGTGGCGGTGGCCGTGGCGGTGACCGTGGCGGTGACCGTGGCGGTGACCGTGGCCGTGGTGATGATCGTGGCCGTGGCGGTGATCGTGGCCGTGGTGATGACCGTGGCCGTGGTGATGACCGTGGCCGTGGCGGTGATCGCGGCAATGAGCGTCGTGACGGCCGTGGCGGTGATCGTGACCGTGGCGGCGATCGCGGCGCAGATCCAGGTCGTGGAGACCGTCCTCGGCGCAAGGTCGTTTCCTTTGAAGAAGAGTTCGAGAAGAGAGACGATTCCTAG
- the fpg2 gene encoding putative formamidopyrimidine-DNA glycosylase-like protein, which translates to MQLESIRVVSPSVLRTYDPPIGEVEGRRVEGLHRIGKRIAWRMEADLFVVIHLMIAGRLRWRNPGIAVPKRVGLAAFDFPDGTLVFTEASQKKRASLHLLRGEEEIVAIDPGGLEPLTMTLEGFSEALYRQNRTLKRALTDPRTLSGIGNAYSDEILHRARLSPLKLTERLDSGAIVALFDATRAVLTDWTDRLRREVGEGWPEKVTAFRPEMAVHGKHGEPCPVCGSPVQRIVYASNETNYCATCQTDGRLLADQARSRLLKGDRPRRIENLGG; encoded by the coding sequence GTGCAGCTCGAGAGCATCAGGGTGGTCTCGCCATCGGTGCTGCGGACCTATGACCCGCCGATCGGCGAAGTCGAAGGACGTCGTGTCGAAGGTCTGCACCGGATCGGCAAGCGCATCGCTTGGCGCATGGAAGCCGACCTGTTCGTCGTGATCCATCTGATGATCGCCGGTCGGCTGCGATGGAGGAATCCGGGGATTGCGGTTCCGAAGAGGGTCGGCCTGGCCGCTTTCGACTTCCCCGACGGCACGCTGGTCTTCACGGAGGCATCTCAGAAGAAGCGAGCTTCGCTCCACCTGTTGCGCGGCGAGGAGGAAATCGTCGCGATCGATCCCGGTGGCCTGGAGCCGCTCACGATGACTCTCGAGGGGTTCTCTGAGGCGCTGTACCGTCAGAACCGAACACTGAAACGTGCCCTCACCGATCCGAGGACGCTGAGCGGCATCGGGAATGCGTACTCGGACGAGATCCTGCACCGGGCGCGCCTTTCGCCGCTGAAGCTCACGGAGCGGCTCGACAGTGGCGCGATCGTTGCACTCTTCGATGCCACTCGCGCCGTGTTGACCGATTGGACGGACCGTCTCCGAAGAGAAGTGGGGGAGGGCTGGCCGGAGAAGGTCACGGCCTTCAGACCGGAGATGGCAGTCCACGGCAAGCACGGGGAGCCGTGCCCCGTGTGCGGTTCCCCTGTGCAGCGGATCGTGTACGCAAGCAACGAGACGAACTACTGCGCCACATGCCAGACGGACGGGAGGTTGCTCGCCGATCAAGCCAGATCCCGGCTCCTCAAGGGAGACCGGCCGAGGCGGATCGAAAACCTCGGCGGCTGA
- the yxlF_2 gene encoding putative ABC transporter ATP-binding protein YxlF codes for MSAAIRTEKLTKYYGKERGVVDLDLEIAEGEVFGYLGPNGAGKTTTIRLFLDLLRPTTGSIEVLGESPRSVETRRTIGYLPGELALYEHMTVKNLLTYLANLRGLRGLGGAGEFAERLELDMTRKIGDLSSGNKQKVGLVQAFMHRPSLLILDEPTGGLDPLMQQEFYRMIREARREGRTVFLSSHTLSEVERIADRVGIIRDGNLVVVESLDSLKARAPRRIELHFASPVPPEHFRALENVENVVVDDGIVSCRVVGSVDRLIKAAAEFEVTNIISHEADLEELFLGYFRGDGDAA; via the coding sequence ATGTCGGCCGCGATTCGAACCGAGAAGCTCACGAAGTACTACGGCAAAGAGCGCGGTGTCGTCGACCTGGACCTCGAAATCGCCGAGGGGGAAGTGTTCGGCTACCTCGGGCCCAACGGTGCGGGCAAGACCACGACGATCCGGCTTTTCCTCGATCTCCTTCGCCCGACGACGGGAAGTATCGAGGTGCTGGGAGAGAGTCCGCGCTCTGTAGAGACACGAAGAACGATTGGGTATCTGCCTGGCGAGCTGGCGCTGTATGAGCACATGACCGTCAAGAACCTGCTCACGTACCTTGCCAACCTGCGGGGACTGCGCGGCCTGGGTGGCGCCGGAGAGTTCGCCGAACGTCTCGAGCTCGATATGACCCGCAAGATCGGCGACCTGTCGTCCGGCAACAAGCAGAAGGTCGGGTTGGTGCAGGCATTCATGCATAGGCCGAGCCTGCTCATTCTCGACGAGCCGACCGGCGGCCTCGATCCGCTCATGCAGCAGGAGTTCTATCGGATGATCCGCGAGGCGCGTCGAGAAGGACGCACGGTGTTCCTATCCTCGCACACGCTCTCGGAGGTCGAGCGTATCGCCGACCGGGTCGGCATCATTCGGGATGGCAACCTCGTCGTCGTGGAGAGTTTGGACTCGCTCAAGGCGCGGGCGCCGCGGCGTATCGAGCTGCACTTCGCGTCTCCGGTGCCGCCGGAGCACTTCAGAGCGCTGGAGAACGTCGAGAATGTCGTGGTGGATGACGGTATCGTCTCGTGCCGGGTCGTGGGATCGGTCGATCGGCTCATCAAGGCGGCCGCGGAGTTCGAAGTCACCAACATCATCAGTCATGAGGCAGATCTCGAAGAGCTCTTCCTCGGGTACTTCCGGGGTGACGGCGATGCTGCGTAG
- a CDS encoding ABC-2 family transporter protein produces the protein MLRSVFTKTMRDRRKAMLWWISGSAAYMLVIVLTWSAFNDPGLQESLNKLMEAYPPEMLAVVGMSPGQSMLSPVGYLTAEAFGWMVPLLLLILASGMGARAIAGEEEAKTMDLLLSNPISRTSVVVQKMLAMLVLVALVGVAIFLGIAVGVSVVGMDISVAYLGAATLQAVMLGLGFGALALALGAATGNRGLALGVVSAVALATFLVQSIGPLADWPRWSQKLSPFYYYAAHRPLENGLSWGDLGVLTTIVVVLVTVAVLLFARRDVRV, from the coding sequence ATGCTGCGTAGCGTGTTCACCAAGACGATGCGAGATCGCCGCAAGGCCATGCTCTGGTGGATCTCCGGCTCGGCCGCGTACATGCTGGTGATCGTCCTCACCTGGTCGGCCTTCAACGATCCGGGCCTGCAGGAATCCTTGAACAAGCTCATGGAGGCGTATCCCCCCGAGATGCTCGCCGTCGTCGGTATGAGTCCGGGGCAATCGATGTTGTCCCCCGTCGGGTATTTGACGGCTGAGGCCTTCGGCTGGATGGTGCCGCTGTTGCTGCTGATCCTTGCTTCGGGGATGGGTGCCCGGGCGATTGCGGGGGAAGAGGAGGCCAAGACGATGGACCTGCTGCTCTCCAACCCGATTTCAAGGACATCGGTGGTGGTGCAGAAGATGCTCGCGATGCTGGTACTCGTCGCGCTGGTTGGCGTTGCGATCTTCCTCGGGATCGCAGTTGGCGTCTCGGTTGTGGGGATGGACATCTCTGTGGCATATCTGGGCGCCGCCACTCTCCAGGCAGTGATGCTTGGTCTCGGATTCGGAGCGCTGGCCCTTGCGCTCGGTGCCGCAACGGGCAACCGCGGTCTTGCCCTGGGTGTTGTCTCGGCCGTTGCGCTGGCCACCTTCCTCGTCCAGTCGATCGGTCCGCTCGCGGACTGGCCGCGATGGTCCCAGAAGCTCTCGCCGTTCTACTACTACGCGGCGCACAGACCTCTGGAGAACGGCCTTTCTTGGGGAGACCTCGGAGTACTCACCACGATCGTCGTCGTACTGGTTACCGTCGCGGTGCTGCTGTTTGCCCGAAGGGACGTACGAGTATGA
- the ydjP gene encoding AB hydrolase superfamily protein YdjP: protein MKHDLYTDVEESVRESLFGFRRDRKVRGLRVDDHVWQYVSYGAGDRTILFLHGMGGAYDIWWQQLEAFADRFRVVSVTYPDVATLAGLRRGVLAILDAERVDRFGVVGTSLGGYFTQYLVDHDADRIDHAVLANTFPPNDVIAAENARTAAIAPYLPERLVMGVFRKRVAEGAVPAAGDSSLVRAYLYEQSYGLMSKAQFMARYQCVIEQFDPVELSMPVLIIESDNDPLVSRGLREKLRRTYPNAETHTFHKTGHFTYLNEPVAYTRVLAEFLERQD from the coding sequence ATGAAGCATGATCTCTATACGGATGTGGAAGAGAGCGTTCGTGAGTCGCTGTTCGGATTCCGTCGAGACCGCAAGGTGCGTGGTTTGCGCGTCGACGACCATGTTTGGCAGTACGTGTCGTATGGCGCAGGCGATCGGACGATTCTGTTTCTGCACGGGATGGGTGGCGCCTACGACATCTGGTGGCAGCAGCTCGAAGCGTTTGCCGATCGGTTTCGTGTCGTGTCGGTCACCTATCCCGATGTTGCGACCCTCGCCGGCCTTCGGCGCGGCGTCCTCGCGATTCTGGACGCCGAGAGGGTCGATCGGTTCGGTGTCGTGGGCACGTCCCTGGGTGGGTACTTCACGCAGTACCTCGTCGATCATGACGCCGACCGGATCGATCATGCGGTACTTGCCAACACGTTCCCCCCGAATGACGTCATCGCCGCCGAGAACGCCCGGACGGCAGCCATCGCGCCGTACCTGCCGGAGAGACTCGTCATGGGTGTTTTTCGCAAGCGCGTGGCGGAAGGCGCCGTGCCGGCCGCCGGCGATTCATCACTGGTGCGGGCCTATCTGTACGAGCAGTCGTACGGGCTGATGTCAAAGGCACAGTTCATGGCGCGGTATCAATGTGTGATCGAGCAGTTCGACCCGGTCGAACTTTCGATGCCGGTGCTGATCATCGAATCTGACAACGACCCTCTGGTGTCTCGTGGTCTGCGCGAGAAGCTTCGACGTACCTATCCGAACGCAGAGACCCACACGTTTCACAAGACAGGGCACTTCACCTATCTGAACGAACCTGTGGCGTACACACGGGTGCTGGCCGAGTTCCTGGAACGGCAGGACTGA
- a CDS encoding phthiodiolone/phenolphthiodiolone dimycocerosates ketoreductase produces the protein MKFGVSMFPTDQAIQPVDLAREVEARGFESMWFPEHSHIPVSRRTPWGGVKDASPLPEYYARTHDQFVALAAAAAVTTTLKLGTGITLVAQRDPIWLAKQVASLDTISNGRVLFGIGYGWNKEEMADHGVAYLARRAILRENILAMKELWTRDVASFDGEHVRFEPSWQWPKPVQKPHPPIILGGAAGPRTFGDIVEFCDGWMPIVGRHDLFDKIDVLQEAAAAAGRDPIELTVSGAKPEPAVIERFAEAGVSRVVLGIPPRAADDVLPRLDRYAALLDELGGT, from the coding sequence GTGAAGTTCGGTGTTTCCATGTTTCCTACCGATCAGGCGATTCAGCCGGTCGATCTCGCGAGGGAGGTGGAGGCTCGCGGGTTCGAGTCGATGTGGTTCCCGGAACACAGTCACATTCCGGTGAGTCGTCGCACCCCGTGGGGAGGCGTCAAGGACGCTTCACCACTGCCCGAGTACTACGCCCGAACCCACGACCAGTTCGTGGCCCTCGCCGCCGCAGCCGCCGTGACCACGACGCTGAAACTGGGTACCGGGATCACCCTGGTTGCCCAGCGCGACCCGATTTGGCTCGCGAAGCAGGTTGCGTCACTGGACACGATCTCGAATGGCAGGGTGCTGTTCGGGATCGGCTACGGCTGGAACAAGGAGGAGATGGCAGACCACGGTGTCGCCTATCTCGCGCGACGAGCAATCCTGCGGGAGAACATCCTGGCGATGAAGGAGCTGTGGACCCGGGACGTCGCCTCTTTCGACGGTGAGCACGTTCGCTTCGAGCCGAGTTGGCAGTGGCCGAAGCCGGTCCAGAAACCTCACCCGCCGATCATCCTCGGGGGCGCCGCCGGCCCGCGGACGTTCGGCGACATCGTCGAGTTCTGTGACGGTTGGATGCCCATTGTCGGACGCCACGATCTGTTCGACAAGATCGACGTGCTCCAGGAGGCGGCCGCTGCCGCGGGAAGGGATCCGATCGAGCTGACCGTGAGCGGAGCGAAGCCCGAGCCGGCGGTGATCGAGCGGTTCGCAGAGGCCGGTGTTTCCCGCGTGGTGCTCGGCATCCCTCCGAGAGCCGCCGACGACGTGCTGCCCCGGCTCGACCGCTACGCGGCGCTTCTGGATGAGCTCGGTGGGACGTGA
- a CDS encoding HNH endonuclease → MEQEATIDQMEQEIVDLELHIGRVRARQMTLLAELDRFQVPLGDGCRSMVEWTASRLDVAPETATALVRASRTVMDTPAVSEALAAGEVTFDRAVELCRYAATGITDPFGAARRFDIAGLRREVSRAHRLTRDQEHQTACDRYLAMQPNLDLTAWRLWGLLPGVDGAIVEAALTRRGDTLPALPDGTRGSRGQRHADALTAVCQDSLTGTAGQTDSTPLLTVFIDAEEASRTNNETGVTLDSGTRIGPSALDELLCDTRIETILTSSGTPLAVGRRIRTVSPALRRAILHRDGAACTADGCTSRYRLQPHHIVPYSQGGRTDPDNLTTLCWYHHHVVIHGMGYTIDHDSPPARLRFRKPHGGPDPP, encoded by the coding sequence ATGGAGCAAGAAGCGACTATCGATCAGATGGAGCAGGAGATCGTCGATCTCGAGCTACACATCGGCCGGGTGCGTGCACGCCAAATGACACTGCTGGCCGAGTTGGATCGCTTTCAGGTCCCATTGGGCGACGGCTGCCGTTCGATGGTCGAGTGGACGGCGAGTCGTCTGGATGTCGCTCCCGAGACCGCCACGGCATTGGTGCGCGCGTCACGTACCGTGATGGATACTCCGGCTGTGAGCGAGGCGTTGGCTGCCGGTGAGGTGACGTTCGACCGGGCCGTCGAGCTGTGCAGATACGCCGCCACCGGGATCACCGACCCGTTCGGCGCCGCCAGGCGGTTCGATATCGCCGGGCTGCGCCGTGAAGTCTCTCGGGCGCATCGTCTCACCCGGGATCAGGAACACCAAACAGCCTGTGACCGGTACTTGGCCATGCAACCGAATCTGGATCTGACTGCGTGGCGCCTCTGGGGACTCCTGCCGGGAGTCGACGGGGCGATCGTCGAAGCCGCCCTCACCCGACGTGGCGACACGCTCCCGGCCCTGCCGGACGGGACCCGGGGATCCAGAGGGCAACGCCACGCAGACGCCCTCACCGCGGTCTGTCAGGATTCACTCACCGGTACCGCAGGACAAACCGACTCGACACCGCTGCTCACCGTGTTCATCGACGCCGAAGAAGCGTCCCGCACGAACAACGAGACCGGCGTCACCCTCGACAGCGGAACGCGGATCGGACCGTCGGCACTCGACGAACTACTCTGTGACACCCGCATCGAAACGATCCTCACATCGTCCGGCACTCCGCTGGCCGTCGGACGACGCATCCGAACCGTCTCCCCCGCACTCCGCCGGGCCATCCTGCATCGCGACGGCGCCGCCTGCACCGCAGACGGGTGCACCTCCCGCTACCGCCTCCAACCCCACCACATCGTCCCATACTCGCAAGGCGGACGCACCGACCCGGACAACCTCACCACACTCTGCTGGTACCACCACCACGTCGTCATCCACGGCATGGGCTACACCATCGACCATGACAGCCCGCCGGCAAGACTCCGTTTCCGCAAACCGCACGGCGGGCCCGACCCACCCTGA